GCGACGAGCAGTTTGTCGTACTCGTAGACCGTCCCCTCGTGGGTGAGGACCTCGTTGTCCTCCGTGTCGATCGTCGTGACGTGTGTGTCGAGTTGGAGGTCGATGTCCCGCTCATCGTACCACTCGGGCTCGTGGATCGAGATGGGCGCTTCGGGCAGCTTGCCCTTGGCGAACTCCTTGATCAGGATGCGGTTGTACAGCGCCTCACCCTCGTCGGTGATGACGGTGATGTCCGCGTCGGGGTCCTCCTCGCGAATCGTCTCCGCTGCCGAACTCCCCGCGATGCCATCACCGATGATGACGTGGGATGCGCTCATGCCCAGGGTGTTCGCAAGCGTGGTTAATGTGGGTTGCTATCTCTCCATGCGGATGATTGGCAAACACATTCCCTCGAACGAAATAGTTGATCGTTCCGGCATGACGAACGGCCACGGGAACCGAAACCGGTAGCGGATCGCCGCTCCGGTCGGCGTTCGGGCGTGGCGTCGGTCGGTGGCCACCCGAGACGTTGAATACGGTAGGGGCCAAACCGTCTGGCAACGATGAAGATCCGCCAGAACGTCCGTCACTTCGCCGCCAAGCAGGCGCTGACGCTCCCGGTCGTCGGGGAGAAGGTCAACGACCGACTCGTCGGGATGCACACGGACATCTTCGCCGAGAAGGCCGACGCGGGCCGGCGCGAGGAGCGACGGGACCACCTCGACGACTTCTTCGACGCGACGATGGACACGTACGTGGCGGCGCTCGAAGCGGGACTCCCCGAGGCCGAGGCCCGCGAGATCACCCACGTCCAGGCGAACTTCGACTTCTACAACCACGGCTGGACCGAGATGATGGAGTTCCCGAGCGACGAACTCGGCGACCACTACGACCGCTACAGCGAGTTCTTCGAACGCTACGGCATCGCCATCGAGGACCCGCTCGGGCAGTTCACGCCGGCCGACGGCGTCGCCGACGCCCCCTCGACGCCAGAGAAGCTCGACGACCCCGAACACCCCTACGCAGAGGGCGGCTTCGCCGACGACGTGTACGTCGAGACCGCCGACGGCGAGCTGGTTGTCGGCGGTGAGGAAGAGCCCGAGGACGTGTCCGTCGAGGAAGCGCCCGGTGTGGACGGCGACGAAGTCGACGCCTGAGCGGCCGGTCAGTCCGCGCCTGACTCGCCCGTCTCGGACGCCGCGCCCGATAGCGCGTCGACGACGGTCGCGCGCCACTGCTCGACCGACTCCATCTCCTCGCCGAGTCGCGCGAGTTCCGACTCCACCTCGTCCACGGCGTCGGTCAGCTCCGCGCGCGTCTCGCTGACGCTCTCGTCGAGGTCCTCCACGTCACCGACGCGTTCGTCGAGCGCCTCGAGTTCGGCTTCGACCGACGTCAGGCGCGCTTCGAGCCCCGACTGGGCGGACTCGGCGGCATCGAGCCGCTCGGCCACGTCCTCCGTGCGCGCCTCGACGCGGTCGATGTCGTCACGGAAGTCCGTGAGCAGCTGTCGGGCCGTCCCCTCGTCGCCGAGGAACGCCTCCAGCGCGTCGACGTAGGCGTCGAGTTCGCCGATCCGCCGCAGGCAGTGGTCGAGTTTCGCGTCGACGCTGCCGGTGGTGTCGGGCCGGAGTTGACTCCGGAGCGTCGCTACCGTCTCTTCCGGGGGGTCGTCGCGCCGGAGCTCGAAGGCGACCCGTTCCGCGACCGTCTCCTCGTCTCCGAGGTCGTCCGGGAACGAATCACCGCCGCTCCGGTCGGTCTCTGGCGACTCCGGTTCGATCCGTGACCCGTCCGCGTCGGCCGCGTTCGAACCGCCGCCGGTGTCGGTCGGAGTCGAACCGCACTCGTCCTCGTCCCTGGTCGCACCGTCGTCTTCGACCTCCGAGACGGATCCGTCGTCCGTTCTCCCGCTCTCTCCAGCCGGATCCGGTGTCGTCGATGGGTCGGTGTGGCCGTTCGTCGCCCGAGCGGCCCCGCTCCCGCCCCGATAGAGGACTTCCTCGTCGGAGTCGGTCGTCTCTGAGGCGCCGGGGCCGGTTGGCTCCGGGTTGGGGTCGCCCTCGCCGCTCGGTTCATCGTCCTGTGCGTCGTCGGTAGGTGTGTCCTGATTCATCGTGGTGTCCGAACCGTCCCAATCTCCGCCCCTCGGACTAGTCTGTCGGTCCGCGGCGCGAATCTCCGTCCCGTCCGCGTCGAGGATCGTCACGTCGATCCGGTCGTCGTCGAGCGTCGCTCGGTCGTCCCCGACGATCGTCCAGTCGTCGTCGAGCGTCGCCGCCCGGTCGTCGAGCGCTGCCCGGTCGCACTCGAGTGCTGCTCGGTCGTAGACCGGTGCGGCCACGACTGTCGGCGGGTCCAGGGACGCCGACAGCCGCTCGGGGTCGACGGCGATCCCGTAGAGCGTCGAGACCGATTCGCTCGCTTCGACGACGTTCTCGTAGACGATCCGACGCTCGTCGGCCACGGCCCAGTGTTCGTACCCTTCGTCCGCGTGGAACCCCACGGCGGTCGCGTCCACACCCGGTGGGAGCGACTCGACGAGTCGAACGGCGACCGGGCCGGACCCGTTCACCGTGATACGTATCACGACGGACGGATACGCGTAGCCGTCTACGTCGAGTCGCTTCGAGACCGCCAGGGAACGATCGGCGTGCATTCGTTACCGCCACCAATACGATATCGAAGCGTATCACTTCGGTATGAGCCGAATACGTGCGTTCTCACGAGCTAAGAATACCGAACGCGATCACTCGATCATCGGTTCGTTAGAAATACTTGCGGGCCGGATGCGAAGGAACCGAACGCGAACGGTTCAGGCGACGCCGTCACGACAACTCCCGTCGTCGTCCACCGCCGACCGCGTCGTCGGTCGCAGCCGTGTCATCGGTTCGCGATGAGATCCGCACAGGCGTAGCCCGCTTCGATCCCGCCGTCGAGCGAGCGCTCGGGGTACTGCGCACGCGAGGCCATCCCGGCGTAGTAGACCCCCTCCGCGACCTCCGCCCCGAGGTCGTAGGGGACGACCATGTCGAGGTAGCCCCGCTCGTAGATGGGCGCGGTGCGGGGATTGCGGGCGGTCTGCACCCAGTTGACGCTCTCGCGGTCGAAGTGGGGAAACATGTCGCCGATCCCCTCGGCCCAGTGGTCTTCGACCTCGTCGTCGGACATCCCCCACAGATCCTCCTCGGGGTCCTGAATGTAGCTGGCCGTGTAGTAGAGGTGTTCGCCGCCGTAGCGCTCGGGCGGCACGAAGTTGGTGTGTTCGATGAACACGCCGAACGGGGCCTCGTCCTTGATGTTCAGCCAGTAGGTGTCCGAGAGCGACCGGTCCATGCTCCAGACCGAGCAGACCGTCCCCTGGAAGTCGATCTCGCAGGGGTAGCCCGTCAGGTCCTCCAGCACGTTCGGCATCGCCGCGACGACGACGGCGTCCACGTCGTGAGTCTCGGTCTCGCCGTCCCGCTCGACGGTGATCGACTCGACCGTCGTGTCGGTGCCGGTCGTCGACGTCGCGCCCGCGACCGCTGCACCACCGTCGGCCGCCGTGCCGGTACTCGTCGCGCCGTCGCCCGTCCCGATCTCTGTCACGCGCGCCCCGGTCGTAACGTTCGCCTCGCCGACCGCCGCGAGCAGCTCGTCCAGCAGGACGCCGAACCCACCCGCCAGATAGCCCAGCTGCTCGCCCTTGATCGGATCGCGCTCGCCGCGGAACTTCACGCGGCCGAGCAGCCACGCCGCCGACACGTCCTCCTTTCGCGAGCCGAACTTGGCGTCCAGCAGCGGCTCCCAGAAGGACTCGTAGACGTGGCGGGTGGTGTGGTCGAGCAGGAACTGCTTGATCGGCACGTCCTCGAAGTCGGTGATGTCGTCGTAGGTGTCGAACGTCGGGACGCCGCCGCGCACGTCGATCTCCTTGACGAGCATCGCGAGGCGGAACTTGTCGTAGATAGAGAGGTGGGGGTAGGCGAGGATCTCCCACGCTTTCTCCATGGGGTGGACGACGCCGTCGACGTAGTAGGAGTCGGTCTTGTAGCGCCACTCCAGAGCCTCGCCGAGGCCCAGGTCGTCGATCAGCTCGACGATGGTCTCCTCGGAGGCCGAGAGGTGGTGGTAGAACTTCTCGATTGGGTCGCCCGCGGTCTCGTAGACGGCGGCCAGCCCGCCCACGTCGTCGCTCGCTTCGAACACCTGAACCTCGCGACCGCGTTGCTGGAGGCGATACGCGGCCGCGAGGCCGGCGACGCCGCC
This DNA window, taken from Halosimplex litoreum, encodes the following:
- a CDS encoding DUF6149 family protein, whose product is MKIRQNVRHFAAKQALTLPVVGEKVNDRLVGMHTDIFAEKADAGRREERRDHLDDFFDATMDTYVAALEAGLPEAEAREITHVQANFDFYNHGWTEMMEFPSDELGDHYDRYSEFFERYGIAIEDPLGQFTPADGVADAPSTPEKLDDPEHPYAEGGFADDVYVETADGELVVGGEEEPEDVSVEEAPGVDGDEVDA
- a CDS encoding NAD(P)/FAD-dependent oxidoreductase, producing the protein MIGVVGGGVAGLAAAYRLQQRGREVQVFEASDDVGGLAAVYETAGDPIEKFYHHLSASEETIVELIDDLGLGEALEWRYKTDSYYVDGVVHPMEKAWEILAYPHLSIYDKFRLAMLVKEIDVRGGVPTFDTYDDITDFEDVPIKQFLLDHTTRHVYESFWEPLLDAKFGSRKEDVSAAWLLGRVKFRGERDPIKGEQLGYLAGGFGVLLDELLAAVGEANVTTGARVTEIGTGDGATSTGTAADGGAAVAGATSTTGTDTTVESITVERDGETETHDVDAVVVAAMPNVLEDLTGYPCEIDFQGTVCSVWSMDRSLSDTYWLNIKDEAPFGVFIEHTNFVPPERYGGEHLYYTASYIQDPEEDLWGMSDDEVEDHWAEGIGDMFPHFDRESVNWVQTARNPRTAPIYERGYLDMVVPYDLGAEVAEGVYYAGMASRAQYPERSLDGGIEAGYACADLIANR